The following nucleotide sequence is from Drosophila takahashii strain IR98-3 E-12201 chromosome 3L, DtakHiC1v2, whole genome shotgun sequence.
CCTTAACAATGAAAGTCGCGATAATATCCTGGATAGCTTTGGCGATGCTAGTGGTGAGATTTCTTATAATCAATTCCCTGGGGAAAAGTTTGACTTAGGATTAactttaaagtatttaaatcattttaattttttctttttagaaacttaagaattcgcgcttACCCTTAGAATACCTTTCATTTGATCtagggaatttttaaaattacaaattcaGTCCTTGCAATGgcttttttataaactttacacactaattaataaaatttaaaacaaagactactttaatatttttaaaacattttattaagtttaaaaactatatttaacagcttgacataaaaatagtactttcttaaaagtatatttagaaaaattaaaaatattattttcctttcaaTGATAAATCGTCTCTTGGGGGTTACTTGAATACCCAGTGATTTACTGCCTATTAACCACTCCCCTTTTCAATTAGTGCATCGCCGAGGCTCAAGTCCCGGGTCAACCCGAGGCCATGGGTGCCGCCCAAGGGGGCATCGGTGCGGCGGCGGGAGGCGGCGGACAAATTGGAGCCCAAGGCGGTGGAGCGGCCGATGCCGCCCAGGAGGGACCCGGAGCTGGGATGGCCGCTGGCATTGGAGCAGGGGCAGAAGTGGGCGCCAGTGCCCAAGCCGGAGGAGCTGGATAGCGCTGAGGGCGGCACTTCCGTTTGAAATTCCATTTGCTTGCTTTTCTATTTGTTCGAGAACCACTTGTGCactggaaaataatttctggGAAAAAAAGGGGCCAATATTTCAGTATCAATACCCGCTTGTTGTTAAATAATGTTTATCGCACTCTGATGGCGCCAGTTTTTTGGGTAGCTCAGTGTCATAATTGATTTGAAATTCCACCCACCCCTTCTAAACCCCCTTCTGAAACACCTTCCCATCCCCTTCCCCACCGCATACAAATCGGCTCACTTCAAATAAAAGTCCCACACAAATGAAAGCCAACATATACGAATCGTTTTGGCAgtttaaattccatttaatacCATTTTATGAAATACACTCAAAATGTATCGATTGTACCGCCGACAGGTGTATTTATATGCCCGGGGcgcaaaaatagaaatagaaaactcATCagcaaatgttaaaaatatcagcACATTTGCACATAAATCAAGtgatcaataaataaataaaatatggcaAGCACTGACACCCACAATTTCAATATTGTGAAATATGGCAagtgaaaaaggaaaataagatCTGTTTGCTGATTGTTTAAAGAGAAGGCTAGGGTTTGACTGATTGGGTGCGGGACAGGTAAAATAATTCTAGGTAAATGTAAAAGATAGTCTCTtacaaagttttatatttttagccgCTCAACGTGTATTGCATTTCCATAAATGCCATAATTTCCGTAAAACTGCATAACCCAAACTGTAAACAGTGTTTCCATAACACTTGTGTAACTTGGCCGTAACTTTCTGCATAATCCTGCATTTGAACTTGAGAACAGAACTTTGCCCTGCATAAGAGAACTGTCCTTGACATGGGCCACATTGGGTGAGCTGAGCTCACCTGTCTCTGCCTCTGGCCAGTGAGTAACCACACCCCCTCCTCACCCTTAGATAAGAATTCTTTCACCTGTCTCTGCACTGGGGCCTTCCTGCGGCGCTGAACTTGAAAGTGGTCACGTGCGAGGCGCCGATGTGCCGATATAATTGCCAATATTATCGCTGGCGCGCTTTGAACTGATAAACATATTTCGTGCATAACAGTGCCGCACAGTGGGACCAGAGTGAGGAAAAACTGTtgaaaaatgttagttttccacgtacaattttaaaaacaatctaATAAGAACAGTTTCGTTTATTATAAATGCTGAACCCATGTTATAAGATATGTTCGAAATTGTACAAGGATATATTcaatttatcaatttattaTGAATACCAAACATGTTATttaatgttataaaataaatattgtttagaTAAAACTCCCTATCAATTTATTATGAATACCAAAcatgttttataatttcttaaaaaaaaattataaaaaaatctcaTTTTAAAGACAAATGTACCTGAGACCACGGTAGCATGTGTGTGGCCTGACCCGGACTGCCTTTATGTTTACTTTCATTCGCAATTGGAAATGCAATTGCCAGGTGCCGCGGCAAAGTTATGGCCAAGTTACCCGTGTAGCTTATGGTGTAGGGAATCGTGTAATTCCAGTGGCGAGCCATTAAAATTGATCAACTGCTAAGATTTCCGCTTTGGCTTCAGAGTTCTCCAAGTTTCAGAGTTTCTAGAGCGAGTGCAAGACTCAAATTCCCACAATTTGCACTGCGCTTGATTTATGTTCGTTTCCTGCTCAcgcaaattgaatttgccCATATGCCACACATATATTGGAAAGGGCACCCGGCACCCGGGTATTGGGTATTATACCAGGCCATAATGGCTTCGATGGGGCTATCGCAAATCGGCCATAGGACATTATCCAGTCCCATGGCAGACAGTCATAAGATATTCGCCATGTCAGTCGTAAATCATTCACAAATCGCACTCACGTGAGTTCATTGGGCACTCACATACGATGTCTGCATCGGTTCTTATCGCGAGTGacccatatacatatatgaatGCATGATGTACCTGACAGGTATACTTAttcacaaagaaaaaaacattataGAGTTAATAAATAGGTTTTAAGTTAAGAAGGAGTCAAGAACAattgttcttaaaataaaaacagtgcTCTCAAATCAAGGACAATTTTGTCTTGAATCAAGAACATGTGTTCTTACTTTAAGGAAGAAAAACGAACTTATATTAACaactttggttttaaattttgacTGCATTTTTTCCCTCAGTGCATGTACATGTACTTTTTCTGTGGGCTTTATAAATATGCGCCGTCATTAGCTTTGGTCTAATCTCTCTGAAAAGTGCGCATTACCAGAATCGAATTgcgtttttggccaaaagcaaaCTAAGTACGGAAAAGTACAAATATTTAGCACAACAACGTGgcccaaattaaatttcttgtaaAATTGCCATGAATAAATTAACTTGAACTATAGTAGATAGTCAttggatttttgtttatatttttaagtttgcaAAAGCATTGCAAATATCCTAATGAGTTTTCGTCTAATTAACATCCTAATGACTTTAGCTTATATATAGAAGACAAGGGGTtgcctttaaaataataagctATTTTCATTCCGAAGGGGGTAGAAAATTCTATTTGCTGCACGTGTGCACAtgggaaatgtaaacaaatttaGATTGGCTGGAAACATATTGAAAATACTTGGCTAATTATTGCCTGGCTAAAATTAACACATTTTCATTTGGTATTTCCGAGAACCTATACTAAATTCTGTAAATTCTGTAAAAAGAGATAAttcattgtattttaaaatggctttctaaatgcattttaaatatttgtaatatttaaaatacatctCCTAGCCATTAGTAAATCCTACTTAATTCTAAACCCATTTTGATAAtacttattattaattttgattagcTTAGATTAGATTTTGCAATCTTCGAAGTtcaatgtttatattatgCAATCTATTTTCTAATTTCTAAGTACCATCGCCGATCGATTGAAACCAGCGACTCATATGCATGTGTGTTACTTTAcgattgttttgttttgatcaCTAAACAAGCatgtttaattatatttacacTGGCCACCATCGCATGCATGCGAGGAATATGCGCCGTTAGAAGCTTGCTAATTGCCCCACGAGTTGTACTAAATATAGAATGCCAAAACTGCGTACTATGTATAGTATGTACTGTATAGCCGTATTGTTGATTAAACCCCTGAATGCATCGATAATGACTTTTCCGTCTCGCAGTTCGCACTTTTTTCCCTGCCGACTTTGGGCCGTAAACTACGCAATTGATGGAGTGTAAATGAACGTAAACGTTGCAATCATTACGGCGGCGGACTGGCCTGGCCATTCGCTATTTGTATCTGTCAGATACTTTTGCACTCGCGCTTGATTTATGAACTGCgaaaagcagcaacaaatgaCAACAACACAAGCGACAATTACAGTTTACTTGCCATGTTTATTGTGCTCAATTGAGTAGGTAAATCACTGAAATGTAATTTCCCCGGCATAATTAATAATACGCAGCGAATGCGAGTGTCAGAGATTGAGTTAACCCAAAGGTGATATCAAGTCTGTAtacattttgaataaatatataatgcaAACACTAAGAATACTAATGAAAAATCAAGAGCAAATCTTCTCACTTTTTTGAGAGCaagtgttcttgaaatcaagcgttaagttttctaatatttttcttagaaGATTTGTAAGTCACTTAAAAGATCCAAAGAGTAGACCCCCCTTTTCATGTCACAAACCTTTTTAAAAGCCATACCCGAGGCGGTCCAATTGAAGTCAAAAGATCTAATTTAAAACGATTTGTCTCGAGTCTAGACTCGAAGCGATCCGCTCGAGCGGTGCCAATTAACATTGCGAGTACAGCGATAACCAATACGTTACGATCCCGATTTAGAAACTTCAATTTGTGTGCCCGTGCAATTGAAGAACGGATACGCGGCttttcgttttaaaaatagccatctcaatatttatttttggccacTTTGGCCTCTTATTCGGTACTCGGTACTCTATGTACTCGCGCTTCCGTCGCTGTTTCTCGCTttgatgtttatttttaaaccccACCAAATGCTTGAAATCATTTTTGAAGCTAAGTGGTTGTTTGTTGTGTTAATAACataaacagcagcagcggcaattCAATCTCAAGAATGCGAAACGGTCAAAGACTGAATGGTAGATGTGTCTGAATGGGATTTCGAATGGGAATCGAAGTTGACAACTCTCGAACAagttttttgccaattttgtttattattagaTTTGCCagattatttataatttgcttGCCAATATTGGTGGCTGGccaataaatgattttaattatttatgccGGTGATTTTACGGCGCAGTTGAGGTATTATTAGTTGCCTGGGTAATTTATAGCTTTGAAGAATAAATTGATATAttgactttgaaaatatgaatTTGAGAACTGCGAAAAAAGTGTATGCAATATTCATTCATGCTTTTATTGCTCGATTATTTAATCAATATATACTATGTACCACCTATGCATTCCATTCGAAATAGTCCTTATCAATGTGACCTTGGGGCATTCGAAATCTGCAAGAAATACGATCCAAAAGACACTCGCCAAGGgtgcaaataaatttttgtttggcaaagagattggcaaataaaataatcgatATTTGGTGAGCGGAAATAGCTGCTGTATTTGAATTTTCAGCGCTGATAGCATGAATGAAATATGCCGGTTGCCCCGAAATGAGAATCTCCACCTGTTGAGCTTCGGTTTTTGGTAGATTGGCTTTTGTTCCTCTCTTTCCTCCATTCTTTCTCTTTGCCACGCGcgaataaatttgtttataattcgTTTTGGCGCCCCGCCCCTTATCAACACATCGCCCTTATCTATCGCCTGGCATTGAAAGTTCCCCGAAGTCGCTGGCGATCGTTTACGACGATCATCGGACTAAAACATGAAACTAGAAGCCCTGTTCGAGGTGAAAGAACTTTTCGCCGGCGTGTGTGTCAGACAGCCGATCATGCGCTCTGCCTTGGGGGAAGCTCCGCTCAGGAATCCACCCAGAAAACACCCCACAAAATACCACCCAAGCCCCCTTTTCCATCCGATAAGTGCGTGACTTGGGCACGCGTCTGCGAATGGAATTTTTCGAGCCGCAATCAGCGGGCAAAACTAATGAATCTGAAATTAATACGATTTCAGCCTGGGGAATGCGAGTTTCCATTTTGTCACATGCTTTTTAATAGTAGTGCTAAATTGCTTGTGCTAATTTTCGCAAGACCCAAAAGTAAACTTGATTTTGGCAAACTGAAATTGGGGGTAATTCGCTGGTGTACGGTAATTAATCACTCGCTTATCATTTGTAATCACACTTTCATTAAGAAGTTTGTTTACCGTTTTCGACAGAACCCTTACTCACGTTATGTTGGGCGAAATAgtagttaatattttacatagcaaaataagttaataaattcagcaaatatttaataatttttttatgttatttatttatgggtTAACTTTATGAATTTACAAATGTATGGCCGTGATATCAGTTctgtgaaattttttatttaaaattcttctgttatatatattcttgatatatattgtttgtttttattctttgaattttccaattttatgacttgtttttgtttgtttgttcatggtattttgttaatttcttTGAATTGTTTTGcttgataattttaatttaaaattcatatgAATTCAgatttgtttaagtttttgttttcatttcttttccaAATTCATTCAGCATCTCACGGCTCCACCCCCAAAGCTTTTAGCCAGAACACTTGTGGGCGTTGCTCGCGAACATTCCCAGATTGTTATCACTTCTGGGAAAAGGGCGCAAAATTAGATCGAAGTCTGGCGAAAACATTTGCCCAACTCATTGGGGCTTTCTCGATTTCGTGGACGGTGAATGGTTCCTCGTGGCTCCTCGTGGACGGACGTCTGCGTTCCGTCATCCGGTGACTGGCGGCACTTGGCACATGGAGCGATCACTTGATCGCACGTGAACGCCATTTGAAATCGCGAAATGGGGAAAATCGTCTACTGAGAATTGAACCAAATCGCGCCGCCTGGCGCTTGTTATATTTGCATAAATCATTTCTGCTCGCTCACTTGCTGTTTCTGTTGCTTTTCTGTTTGCCCATGAATTTTCAATGTTTGTGTATTATTTGCGCTCTGTTTTCAGCGTGTGTGCGGTGTTTTATTGCATTTGGGTTTGCGCTTAGCCAAACATTTGAGTGCAAAAAATAGCAACCTAAGCGTTTTTATGCGATTTCAGgcgaaaatttatttctgttctGGTTTGTAAACTTTAGTTTTCGATATTCGCTGCAGTTGCAACTATTCTTCTATTTTCGGTGATGCAATCGATGatcttttgtatttaattattgcATAAGAATATTTACTtgttgaacatttttaaaaatattcaatgtaatttaaaattttttttaaaacaacttttttacatttttagacATTGATAATACTATTAAGACAATTggtttgttaaatatttcttaatatatttaatgtaaGAGACTATTTATATGGACTAAGCcctgatatttaaaaaaaattttaaatatgtctgtacaaatacataaataaatatatttaaaatctatttcCAGACTCACTGATAAATGttgaattaatattaaatcaattcaaaaatgaatgatttcaattaaataatggttccaaattttttttcattttttctaatctttatagattaaataataatttttttaatggttttttccACTCCCTGCACGTGCCGacacaaaaagaaataacCCAGTTTATATCAAGTACGAAAgtgaaaagtaaaacaaaatcgACTATTTTTATGCTCATTTTTTCATTAAGTACGCAATCGCAAAACGCGAAATCACTCATACGCCTCGTGTGTGCATGATTCAAGGCATTCCAAGCATCACTCATACGTCATGTTGGACGCACGCACAGACTCCCTTTTTAGCCGTTCGTTCAGAAAACCATCTGTGTGTTCCCATATCGTATTTCGAATTTCGCATGACGCTCGCTGCTGATCAATAGAAAGCGCCAAACGCCGACGCCCAAACTGAATAACCACTTGTATATGCACCACCCAATACGTCCCGTTCCTCCTCCCTGCGCCCACCGCACCCCCTTCCGCCCCCTTCGGCTGCAAAGTCTGGCCATCTGTTTTGATGTCGGGTGTAAACAcaaacggacggacggacataaACACTCGTGGGCAAACAAATAGATGCACACACCACAAAATGCACGCCCACATTGGAATGCCACCTCGAAACCTGTACACTGTGAGAAATATTAGTAAACTTGTAAACTATATATTGCTAGCAAAGGAGTGTAGGTAGTACaagaaatttacaatttatttatatattattttctattttaattttgaatttgaa
It contains:
- the LOC108066508 gene encoding magnetite biomineralization protein Mms6 isoform X2 yields the protein MCIAEAQVPGQPEAMGAAQGGIGAAAGGGGQIGAQGGGAADAAQEGPGAGMAAGIGAGAEVGASAQAGGAG
- the LOC108066508 gene encoding magnetite biomineralization protein Mms6 isoform X1 encodes the protein MKVAIISWIALAMLVCIAEAQVPGQPEAMGAAQGGIGAAAGGGGQIGAQGGGAADAAQEGPGAGMAAGIGAGAEVGASAQAGGAG